CAGTGACTTTTGATAATCAATTTGTTGTTCACAATATTAAGATAATCGAAGGGAAGGAAGGCGATTTCATCGCTATGCCCAGCCGCCAGTTGGCTAATGGTGAATTTAAGGATGTTGCCCACCCGATAAGCAGCGAATTCAGGGATCACCTACAAAAAGTAGTAATGGAAGCGTATGCTTCAGAGTCGGAAAATCCAGTTCTTGTCGATGATAGTCTTTAACTGCTGGACAAAGGGTTGTTTTTATTATATTGTCGTATCGATCAGTGGGAAGTAGCCAAGCGGTTAAGGCTCTGGTTT
The sequence above is a segment of the Sphaerochaeta pleomorpha str. Grapes genome. Coding sequences within it:
- the spoVG gene encoding septation regulator SpoVG, whose amino-acid sequence is MDISEVRVRKVNQSGKLKAYVTVTFDNQFVVHNIKIIEGKEGDFIAMPSRQLANGEFKDVAHPISSEFRDHLQKVVMEAYASESENPVLVDDSL